Proteins encoded together in one Anaerococcus murdochii window:
- the tsf gene encoding translation elongation factor Ts, giving the protein MAISAKLVKELRERTAAGMMDCKKALEEAGGDIDKAQKILKEKGQATLDKKSGRIAAEGVIGSYIHNDKIGVIVEINTETDFSANTDTVKNFARDIAMHIAASAPKYISEEDADEADVAEQRDILINQAINESSDNMPEDKKKMIAEKKVEGRLKKWFSEVCLLDQAFIKNPDLTVEQLLRDTANEVGENIKIRRFARFQVGEGLEKKEEDFAAEVASQMKA; this is encoded by the coding sequence ATGGCAATTAGTGCAAAATTAGTTAAAGAATTAAGAGAAAGAACTGCCGCTGGAATGATGGACTGCAAAAAAGCTCTAGAAGAAGCTGGTGGAGATATTGATAAAGCTCAAAAAATCCTAAAGGAAAAAGGACAAGCAACTCTTGATAAAAAATCTGGTAGAATTGCTGCAGAAGGTGTTATTGGTTCTTACATTCACAACGACAAGATAGGTGTAATTGTTGAAATCAATACTGAAACAGATTTCTCAGCTAATACCGATACAGTTAAAAACTTTGCTAGAGATATAGCTATGCACATTGCTGCAAGCGCTCCAAAGTACATCTCTGAAGAAGATGCAGATGAAGCTGATGTAGCTGAACAAAGAGACATCCTAATCAACCAAGCAATTAACGAATCTAGCGATAATATGCCTGAAGATAAGAAAAAAATGATTGCTGAAAAGAAGGTTGAAGGTAGACTTAAAAAATGGTTCTCAGAAGTTTGCCTACTAGACCAAGCGTTCATCAAAAACCCTGATTTAACAGTTGAACAACTTCTTAGAGATACAGCTAATGAAGTTGGAGAAAATATCAAAATCAGAAGATTTGCTAGGTTCCAAGTTGGTGAAGGCCTTGAAAAGAAAGAAGAAGACTTTGCTGCTGAAGTAGCTAGCCAAATGAAAGCATAA
- the rpsB gene encoding 30S ribosomal protein S2, which translates to MAVVSMKKLLEAGVHFGHQTRRWNPKMSRFIFTERNGIYIVDLQKTANQIEEAYKVMRDIVADGGRVLFVGTKKQAQDSIQSEAKRSGQYYVSHRWLGGMLTNFKTIRKSVEKLQRYERMEEDGTFDLLPKKEVLQYQKEMDKLERNLGGIKDMEELPDVLFVVDPGEESIAVHEAKILGIPVIAIVDTNCDPDEVDVPIPGNDDAIRAVKLITSVMADAVIEANQGNEFDPSNDEYEEEVEEDSEVEVTEEENLSDEDIKEAAEEIKEQAFEENEAE; encoded by the coding sequence ATGGCAGTAGTTTCAATGAAAAAATTATTAGAAGCAGGTGTACACTTTGGACACCAAACCAGAAGATGGAATCCAAAAATGTCTAGATTCATCTTCACAGAAAGAAATGGTATCTATATTGTAGATCTACAAAAAACAGCTAACCAAATTGAGGAAGCTTACAAGGTAATGAGAGACATCGTTGCTGATGGTGGTAGAGTTCTATTTGTAGGTACAAAAAAACAAGCACAAGACTCAATTCAATCAGAAGCTAAGAGATCAGGTCAATACTATGTATCTCACAGATGGTTGGGTGGTATGCTTACAAACTTTAAAACAATTAGAAAAAGCGTAGAAAAACTTCAAAGATATGAAAGAATGGAAGAAGATGGAACATTTGACCTTCTACCAAAGAAAGAAGTTCTTCAATATCAAAAAGAAATGGATAAGCTAGAAAGAAATCTTGGTGGTATTAAAGATATGGAAGAATTACCAGATGTACTATTTGTAGTTGATCCAGGTGAAGAATCTATTGCAGTACATGAAGCTAAAATACTAGGAATTCCTGTAATTGCTATCGTTGATACAAACTGTGACCCTGATGAAGTTGACGTTCCAATACCAGGAAACGATGATGCAATCAGAGCTGTAAAACTTATTACATCTGTAATGGCAGATGCTGTTATAGAAGCAAACCAAGGTAATGAATTTGATCCTTCTAATGATGAATATGAAGAAGAGGTTGAAGAAGATTCTGAAGTTGAAGTAACAGAAGAAGAAAATCTATCTGACGAAGATATAAAAGAAGCAGCTGAAGAAATTAAAGAACAAGCTTTCGAAGAAAACGAAGCAGAATAA
- the ftsY gene encoding signal recognition particle-docking protein FtsY, producing MDLTHTENTEKKTLKIEDIKFKEQEKEEEELDENNKGISEYEIPTTENLSTNLEVTEEVVEKESIFDRLKKGLSKTRDSFTSSLTNLFTRNVKIDDDLYDELEEILISADIGMNSTIEIVDELRGEIKKRSIKEADKIYPVLKEIMIKKLDENNLDNKIKFEKGKLTVILVIGVNGVGKTTTIGKLANNFKNEGKTVMLAAADTFRAAAIDQLQEWAKRADVELISHKEGADPSAVIFDAIKSARSKDVDVLICDTAGRLHNKKNLMQELDKINRTIDTHAVNSNRENLLVLDATTGQNAVSQLREFKNVTDITGLILTKLDGTAKGGVIFPLQVEVEVPVKYVGVGEGIDHLQKFDSKSFVEAMF from the coding sequence ATAGACTTAACTCACACAGAAAATACGGAAAAAAAAACTCTAAAAATTGAAGATATAAAATTTAAAGAGCAAGAAAAAGAAGAAGAAGAGCTTGATGAAAACAATAAAGGAATTTCAGAATATGAAATTCCAACAACTGAAAACCTTAGTACAAACCTTGAGGTGACAGAAGAAGTTGTAGAAAAAGAATCAATTTTTGATAGGTTAAAAAAAGGGCTAAGTAAAACTAGAGACAGCTTCACATCTAGTCTAACAAATCTTTTTACAAGAAATGTTAAAATAGACGATGACCTCTATGATGAACTTGAAGAAATCCTAATCTCTGCAGATATTGGTATGAACTCAACAATAGAAATTGTTGATGAATTACGTGGAGAAATCAAGAAAAGGTCTATTAAAGAAGCTGATAAAATTTATCCTGTCTTAAAAGAAATAATGATTAAAAAGCTCGATGAAAATAACCTTGATAATAAGATTAAGTTTGAAAAAGGTAAGTTAACAGTAATTCTAGTTATAGGTGTAAATGGAGTAGGAAAGACTACTACTATTGGTAAACTTGCAAATAATTTCAAAAACGAAGGTAAAACTGTAATGCTTGCAGCAGCTGATACTTTCAGAGCAGCAGCTATAGATCAACTCCAAGAATGGGCTAAAAGGGCAGATGTTGAACTTATTTCACACAAAGAAGGTGCAGATCCATCTGCAGTCATTTTTGATGCTATAAAATCTGCTCGCAGCAAAGATGTTGACGTTTTAATATGCGATACTGCAGGAAGACTTCATAATAAAAAGAATTTGATGCAAGAATTAGATAAAATTAATAGAACAATTGACACTCACGCAGTAAATTCAAATAGGGAAAACCTACTGGTACTTGATGCTACTACAGGTCAAAATGCAGTAAGCCAGTTAAGAGAATTTAAAAATGTTACTGATATTACTGGGCTAATACTTACAAAACTTGATGGTACAGCCAAAGGTGGAGTAATATTTCCACTTCAAGTAGAGGTGGAAGTGCCAGTTAAATATGTAGGTGTTGGTGAAGGAATTGATCATTTACAAAAATTTGATTCTAAATCTTTTGTAGAAGCTATGTTTTAA
- the priA gene encoding primosomal protein N' encodes MYAKVIIDSKSRFLNRAFTYHIPEKLNNKLQRAMRVLVPFGKGNKTVVAFVYEIVEDFEAEYEIKDIISIIDENKLVSDELLDLAFFMSKEYLSPIQLSLKQVLPPTSIDKIKVFYLANAKEDDEILNHLQIERSKEEILNKFPNSQDILNKLVEDNKLKVLYEASDKIKITYDIYIKLKDSDTKLAKNAKKQQEIIDYLKLHGQTKQSDLLKNTSSSLSSLKSLLEKEIVEGIQKEASKEIKLDTKRYDKHVLNEDQEKAFKTILKKENGQFLLFGVTGSGKTEIFLQVVEEVIKEGKEAIILVPEISLTPQTIERFSGRFNEKIAIIHSRLTPKEKFNQWMMIKNGEVKIAIGARSAIFAPFENLGAIIIDEEHDNSYTSSKDPKYHTREIAKYRASYHSCNLIMASATPSIETMKEVKDGKLDLLYLSTRVNNSMPNINLVDMREELKNSNYSMLSYKLQEEISRNLEHKEQSILFLNKIGHDSFTFCRACGYVVKCEACDVAMTYHKNVNKLVCHYCGRTKNQVRVCPNCHSKKIKEFGAGTEKLEEEVKQLFPDANILRMDSMVATNKAKYDHMYKSMKEGKIDILLGTQMIAKGLDFENVTLVGIISADLSLNVGDFSAQETSFQLLTQVAGRAGRADKPGRAIIQTYKPENFVIQAVKENDYESFFASELKIREAFSYPPFKNIITIKIINEDRVKTIDISREFTNELKALMNSQLNVEIIGPNPCKISRINNKYRYNILVKVYDKDLDICRDTIGRIRNSLINKYNDTSFVVAFNPVNIN; translated from the coding sequence AAATAAAAGATATAATATCAATTATTGATGAGAACAAACTAGTTAGTGACGAGTTATTAGATCTAGCATTCTTCATGTCTAAAGAATATCTTTCTCCAATTCAACTATCTCTTAAGCAAGTTCTACCACCAACAAGTATCGACAAAATAAAAGTTTTTTATTTGGCAAATGCAAAAGAAGACGATGAAATACTCAATCATTTACAAATTGAGAGGAGTAAAGAGGAAATATTAAATAAATTTCCCAATTCTCAGGATATATTAAATAAATTAGTAGAAGATAACAAGCTAAAGGTCTTGTATGAGGCAAGTGATAAAATTAAAATCACTTATGATATCTATATAAAATTAAAAGACTCTGATACTAAACTTGCAAAGAATGCTAAGAAACAACAAGAAATTATTGACTATCTTAAGCTTCATGGACAAACAAAACAGAGTGACTTACTCAAAAATACTTCTTCTTCCTTATCCTCGTTAAAATCTCTTCTTGAAAAAGAAATAGTTGAAGGAATTCAAAAAGAAGCTAGCAAGGAAATAAAATTAGATACAAAAAGATATGATAAACACGTATTAAATGAAGACCAAGAAAAAGCCTTTAAAACAATTCTTAAAAAAGAAAATGGTCAATTCTTATTGTTTGGGGTAACAGGATCTGGAAAAACTGAGATTTTTTTACAAGTTGTAGAAGAAGTTATCAAAGAAGGAAAAGAAGCAATTATCTTAGTGCCAGAAATATCTTTAACTCCACAAACAATAGAGAGGTTTTCCGGTAGGTTTAATGAAAAAATAGCAATTATCCATTCAAGGCTCACTCCTAAAGAAAAATTCAATCAATGGATGATGATAAAAAACGGAGAAGTTAAAATTGCTATCGGAGCAAGATCCGCTATATTTGCACCCTTTGAAAATTTAGGAGCAATAATTATAGATGAAGAACATGATAATTCTTATACATCTTCAAAAGACCCTAAGTATCATACAAGAGAAATAGCAAAATATAGGGCATCTTATCATTCCTGTAATCTGATAATGGCTTCAGCAACTCCTTCAATCGAAACTATGAAAGAAGTGAAAGATGGTAAGCTTGATTTATTATACTTAAGTACTAGGGTTAATAATTCTATGCCAAATATTAATTTGGTTGATATGAGAGAGGAACTTAAAAACTCAAATTACTCCATGCTTTCATACAAACTACAGGAAGAAATAAGTAGAAATCTTGAACATAAAGAACAGTCAATTTTATTTTTAAATAAAATAGGTCATGATTCATTCACCTTTTGTAGAGCCTGCGGGTATGTTGTAAAATGCGAAGCCTGTGATGTCGCGATGACTTATCATAAAAATGTAAACAAACTTGTATGCCATTATTGTGGTAGGACTAAAAATCAAGTAAGAGTATGCCCAAACTGCCATTCAAAAAAGATTAAAGAATTTGGAGCAGGTACAGAAAAGCTTGAAGAAGAAGTAAAGCAACTTTTCCCAGATGCAAATATTCTTAGAATGGATTCCATGGTAGCAACTAATAAAGCGAAGTATGACCACATGTATAAGTCAATGAAGGAAGGCAAGATTGATATCCTACTTGGAACACAGATGATTGCTAAAGGCCTTGATTTTGAAAATGTAACCCTTGTTGGGATAATATCAGCAGATCTTTCTTTAAACGTTGGAGATTTTTCTGCGCAGGAAACAAGTTTTCAACTTTTAACTCAAGTAGCAGGTAGAGCAGGAAGGGCTGATAAGCCGGGTAGGGCTATAATTCAAACCTATAAACCAGAAAATTTCGTAATTCAGGCTGTCAAGGAAAATGATTATGAAAGTTTTTTTGCTAGTGAGCTTAAAATTAGAGAGGCTTTTTCCTATCCGCCTTTTAAAAATATAATTACAATTAAAATTATAAATGAAGATAGGGTTAAGACCATAGATATTTCTAGAGAATTTACAAATGAATTAAAGGCTTTGATGAATTCTCAATTAAATGTTGAAATAATAGGCCCAAATCCTTGCAAAATATCAAGAATAAATAATAAATACAGGTATAATATTCTTGTAAAGGTTTATGACAAGGACCTTGATATTTGTAGAGATACCATAGGCAGGATTAGGAATTCTTTAATCAATAAATACAACGATACATCATTTGTAGTTGCATTTAATCCTGTAAATATTAATTAA